One Felis catus isolate Fca126 chromosome D1, F.catus_Fca126_mat1.0, whole genome shotgun sequence DNA segment encodes these proteins:
- the BRSK2 gene encoding serine/threonine-protein kinase BRSK2 isoform X6 — protein sequence MTSTGKDGGGAQHAQYVGPYRLEKTLGKGQTGLVKLGIHCVTCQKVAIKIVNREKLSESVLMKVEREIAILKLIEHPHVLKLHDVYENKKYLYLVLEHVSGGELFDYLVKKGRLTPKEARKFFRQIISALDFCHSHSICHRDLKPENLLLDEKNNIRIADFGMASLQVGDSLLETSCGSPHYACPEVIRGEKYDGRKADVWSCGVILFALLVGALPFDDDNLRQLLEKVKRGVFHMPHFIPPDCQSLLRGMIEVDAARRLTLEHIQKHIWYIGGKNEPEPEQPIPRKVQIRSLPSLEDIDPDVLDSMHSLGCFRDRNKLLQDLLSEEENQEKMIYFLLLDRKERYPSHEDEDLPPRNEIDPPRKRVDSPMLNRHGKRRPERKSMEVLSVTDGGSPVPARRAIEMAQHGQSKAMFSKSLDIAEAHPQFSKEDRSRSISGASSGLSTSPLSSPRVTPHPSPRGSPLPTPKGTPVHTPKESPAGTPNPTPPSSPSVGGVPWRTRLNSIKNSFLGSPRFHRRKLQVPTPEEMSNLTPESSPELAKKSWFGNFINLEKEEQIFVVIKDKPLSSIKADIVHAFLSIPSLSHSVISQTSFRAEYKATGGPAVFQKPVKFQVDITYTEGGAAQKENGIYSVTFTLLSGPSRRFKRVVETIQTQLLSTHDQPSAQHLSDTTNCMEMMTGRLSKCGIIPKS from the exons GCCTCGTGAAGCTGGGGATTCACTGTGTCACGTGCCAGAAGGTGGCCATCAAAATTGTCAACCGGGAGAAGCTCAGCGAGTCTGTGTTGATGAAG GTGGAGCGGGAGATTGCCATCCTGAAGCTCATCGAACACCCTCACGTTCTAAAGCTGCACGatgtttatgaaaacaaaaaatattt ATACCTGGTGCTAGAACACGTGTCTGGTGGAGAGCTCTTCGACTACCTTGTCAAGAAGGGCAGGCTGACCCCCAAAGAGGCTCGGAAGTTCTTCCGACAGATCATCTCTGCGCTAGACTTTTGCCACAGCCACTCCATATG CCACAGGGATCTGAAGCCAGAAAACCTTCTACTGGATGAGAAGAACAACATCCGAATCGCGGATTTCGGCATGGCGTCGCTGCAGGTTGGCGACAGCCTGCTGGAGACCAGCTGCGG GTCCCCCCACTACGCCTGCCCCGAGGTGATCCGG GGGGAGAAGTATGACGGCCGCAAGGCGGACGTGTGGAGCTGCGGCGTGATCCTGTTCGCCCTGTTGGtg GGGGCTCTGCCCTTTGACGACGACAACCTGAGGCAGCTGCTGGAGAAGGTGAAGCGGGGTGTTTTCCACATGCCGCACTTCATCCCGCCCGACTGCCAGAGCCTGCTGCGCGGCATGATCGAGGTGGACGCGGCCCGGCGCCTCACG CTAGAGCACATTCAGAAACACATATGGTATAT AGGGGGCAAGAACGAGCCGGAGCCGGAGCAGCCCATCCCCCGCAAGGTGCAGATCCGCTCGCTGCCCAGCCTGGAGGACATCGACCCCGACGTGCTGGACAGCATGCACTCGCTGGGCTGCTTCCGGGACCGCAACAAGCTGTTGCAGGACCTGCTGTCCGAGGA GGAAAACCAGGAGAAAATGATCTATTTCCTTCTCCTGGACCGGAAAGAAAGGTACCCGAGCCATGAGGACGAGGACCTGCCCCCCAGAAACGAAATAG ACCCTCCTCGGAAGCGTGTGGACTCCCCAATGCTGAACCGGCATGGCAAGCGGCGGCCGGAACGCAAGTCCATGGAGGTGCTCAGCGTGACAGACGGCGGCTCCCCGGTGCCCGCGCGGCGGGCCATCGAGATGGCCCAGCATGGCCAGAG TAAAGCAATGTTCAGTAAAAGCCTGGATATCGCTGAAGCCCACCCCCAATTCAGCAAAGAAGACAG GTCCAGGTCTATCAGCGGCGCCTCCTCGGGCCTCTCCACCAGCCCGCTGAGCAGCCCCCGG GTGACCCCTCACCCCTCTCCAAGGGGtagtcccctccccacccctaagGGGACGCCCGTGCACACGCCCAAGGAGAGCCCGGCAGGCACACCCAACCCCACGCCACCGTCCAGCCCCAGCGTCGGAGGGGTGCCCTGGAGGACACGGCTTAACTCCATCAAGAACAGTTTCCTGGGGTCACCTCGCTTCCACCGCCGGAAATTGCAGG TTCCAACACCCGAGGAGATGTCCAACCTGACCCCGGAGTCGTCCCCAGA gCTCGCCAAGAAGTCGTGGTTTGGGAACTTCATCAAcctggagaaggaggagcagaTCTTCGTGGTTATCAAGGACAAGCCCTTGAGCTCCATCAAAGCCGACATTGTTCACGCCTTCCTGTCG ATCCCCAGCCTCAGCCACAGCGTCATCTCCCAGACCAGCTTCCGGGCTGAGTATAAGGCGACAGGGGGCCCGGCGGTGTTCCAGAAGCCGGTCAAGTTCCAGGTGGACATCACCTACACCGAGGGCGGGGCAGCGCAGAAGGAGAATGGCATCTATTCTGTCACATTCACGCTCCTGTCAG GCCCGAGCCGCCGCTTCAAGAGGGTCGTGGAGACCATTCAGACCCAGCTACTGAGCACACACGACCAGCCCTCCGCCCAGCATTTGTCAG ACACCACTAACTGTATGGAAATGATGACGGGGAGGCTTTCCAAATGTG GAATTATCCCGAAAAGTTAA
- the BRSK2 gene encoding serine/threonine-protein kinase BRSK2 isoform X10: MTSTGKDGGGAQHAQYVGPYRLEKTLGKGQTGLVKLGIHCVTCQKVAIKIVNREKLSESVLMKVEREIAILKLIEHPHVLKLHDVYENKKYLYLVLEHVSGGELFDYLVKKGRLTPKEARKFFRQIISALDFCHSHSICHRDLKPENLLLDEKNNIRIADFGMASLQVGDSLLETSCGSPHYACPEVIRGEKYDGRKADVWSCGVILFALLVGALPFDDDNLRQLLEKVKRGVFHMPHFIPPDCQSLLRGMIEVDAARRLTLEHIQKHIWYIGGKNEPEPEQPIPRKVQIRSLPSLEDIDPDVLDSMHSLGCFRDRNKLLQDLLSEEENQEKMIYFLLLDRKERYPSHEDEDLPPRNEIDPPRKRVDSPMLNRHGKRRPERKSMEVLSVTDGGSPVPARRAIEMAQHGQRSRSISGASSGLSTSPLSSPRVTPHPSPRGSPLPTPKGTPVHTPKESPAGTPNPTPPSSPSVGGVPWRTRLNSIKNSFLGSPRFHRRKLQVPTPEEMSNLTPESSPELAKKSWFGNFINLEKEEQIFVVIKDKPLSSIKADIVHAFLSIPSLSHSVISQTSFRAEYKATGGPAVFQKPVKFQVDITYTEGGAAQKENGIYSVTFTLLSGPSRRFKRVVETIQTQLLSTHDQPSAQHLSGIIPKS; this comes from the exons GCCTCGTGAAGCTGGGGATTCACTGTGTCACGTGCCAGAAGGTGGCCATCAAAATTGTCAACCGGGAGAAGCTCAGCGAGTCTGTGTTGATGAAG GTGGAGCGGGAGATTGCCATCCTGAAGCTCATCGAACACCCTCACGTTCTAAAGCTGCACGatgtttatgaaaacaaaaaatattt ATACCTGGTGCTAGAACACGTGTCTGGTGGAGAGCTCTTCGACTACCTTGTCAAGAAGGGCAGGCTGACCCCCAAAGAGGCTCGGAAGTTCTTCCGACAGATCATCTCTGCGCTAGACTTTTGCCACAGCCACTCCATATG CCACAGGGATCTGAAGCCAGAAAACCTTCTACTGGATGAGAAGAACAACATCCGAATCGCGGATTTCGGCATGGCGTCGCTGCAGGTTGGCGACAGCCTGCTGGAGACCAGCTGCGG GTCCCCCCACTACGCCTGCCCCGAGGTGATCCGG GGGGAGAAGTATGACGGCCGCAAGGCGGACGTGTGGAGCTGCGGCGTGATCCTGTTCGCCCTGTTGGtg GGGGCTCTGCCCTTTGACGACGACAACCTGAGGCAGCTGCTGGAGAAGGTGAAGCGGGGTGTTTTCCACATGCCGCACTTCATCCCGCCCGACTGCCAGAGCCTGCTGCGCGGCATGATCGAGGTGGACGCGGCCCGGCGCCTCACG CTAGAGCACATTCAGAAACACATATGGTATAT AGGGGGCAAGAACGAGCCGGAGCCGGAGCAGCCCATCCCCCGCAAGGTGCAGATCCGCTCGCTGCCCAGCCTGGAGGACATCGACCCCGACGTGCTGGACAGCATGCACTCGCTGGGCTGCTTCCGGGACCGCAACAAGCTGTTGCAGGACCTGCTGTCCGAGGA GGAAAACCAGGAGAAAATGATCTATTTCCTTCTCCTGGACCGGAAAGAAAGGTACCCGAGCCATGAGGACGAGGACCTGCCCCCCAGAAACGAAATAG ACCCTCCTCGGAAGCGTGTGGACTCCCCAATGCTGAACCGGCATGGCAAGCGGCGGCCGGAACGCAAGTCCATGGAGGTGCTCAGCGTGACAGACGGCGGCTCCCCGGTGCCCGCGCGGCGGGCCATCGAGATGGCCCAGCATGGCCAGAG GTCCAGGTCTATCAGCGGCGCCTCCTCGGGCCTCTCCACCAGCCCGCTGAGCAGCCCCCGG GTGACCCCTCACCCCTCTCCAAGGGGtagtcccctccccacccctaagGGGACGCCCGTGCACACGCCCAAGGAGAGCCCGGCAGGCACACCCAACCCCACGCCACCGTCCAGCCCCAGCGTCGGAGGGGTGCCCTGGAGGACACGGCTTAACTCCATCAAGAACAGTTTCCTGGGGTCACCTCGCTTCCACCGCCGGAAATTGCAGG TTCCAACACCCGAGGAGATGTCCAACCTGACCCCGGAGTCGTCCCCAGA gCTCGCCAAGAAGTCGTGGTTTGGGAACTTCATCAAcctggagaaggaggagcagaTCTTCGTGGTTATCAAGGACAAGCCCTTGAGCTCCATCAAAGCCGACATTGTTCACGCCTTCCTGTCG ATCCCCAGCCTCAGCCACAGCGTCATCTCCCAGACCAGCTTCCGGGCTGAGTATAAGGCGACAGGGGGCCCGGCGGTGTTCCAGAAGCCGGTCAAGTTCCAGGTGGACATCACCTACACCGAGGGCGGGGCAGCGCAGAAGGAGAATGGCATCTATTCTGTCACATTCACGCTCCTGTCAG GCCCGAGCCGCCGCTTCAAGAGGGTCGTGGAGACCATTCAGACCCAGCTACTGAGCACACACGACCAGCCCTCCGCCCAGCATTTGTCAG GAATTATCCCGAAAAGTTAA
- the BRSK2 gene encoding serine/threonine-protein kinase BRSK2 isoform X9, with translation MTSTGKDGGGAQHAQYVGPYRLEKTLGKGQTGLVKLGIHCVTCQKVAIKIVNREKLSESVLMKVEREIAILKLIEHPHVLKLHDVYENKKYLYLVLEHVSGGELFDYLVKKGRLTPKEARKFFRQIISALDFCHSHSICHRDLKPENLLLDEKNNIRIADFGMASLQVGDSLLETSCGSPHYACPEVIRGEKYDGRKADVWSCGVILFALLVGALPFDDDNLRQLLEKVKRGVFHMPHFIPPDCQSLLRGMIEVDAARRLTLEHIQKHIWYIGGKNEPEPEQPIPRKVQIRSLPSLEDIDPDVLDSMHSLGCFRDRNKLLQDLLSEEENQEKMIYFLLLDRKERYPSHEDEDLPPRNEIDPPRKRVDSPMLNRHGKRRPERKSMEVLSVTDGGSPVPARRAIEMAQHGQRSRSISGASSGLSTSPLSSPRVTPHPSPRGSPLPTPKGTPVHTPKESPAGTPNPTPPSSPSVGGVPWRTRLNSIKNSFLGSPRFHRRKLQVPTPEEMSNLTPESSPELAKKSWFGNFINLEKEEQIFVVIKDKPLSSIKADIVHAFLSIPSLSHSVISQTSFRAEYKATGGPAVFQKPVKFQVDITYTEGGAAQKENGIYSVTFTLLSGPSRRFKRVVETIQTQLLSTHDQPSAQHLSDTTNCMEMMTGRLSKCGIIPKS, from the exons GCCTCGTGAAGCTGGGGATTCACTGTGTCACGTGCCAGAAGGTGGCCATCAAAATTGTCAACCGGGAGAAGCTCAGCGAGTCTGTGTTGATGAAG GTGGAGCGGGAGATTGCCATCCTGAAGCTCATCGAACACCCTCACGTTCTAAAGCTGCACGatgtttatgaaaacaaaaaatattt ATACCTGGTGCTAGAACACGTGTCTGGTGGAGAGCTCTTCGACTACCTTGTCAAGAAGGGCAGGCTGACCCCCAAAGAGGCTCGGAAGTTCTTCCGACAGATCATCTCTGCGCTAGACTTTTGCCACAGCCACTCCATATG CCACAGGGATCTGAAGCCAGAAAACCTTCTACTGGATGAGAAGAACAACATCCGAATCGCGGATTTCGGCATGGCGTCGCTGCAGGTTGGCGACAGCCTGCTGGAGACCAGCTGCGG GTCCCCCCACTACGCCTGCCCCGAGGTGATCCGG GGGGAGAAGTATGACGGCCGCAAGGCGGACGTGTGGAGCTGCGGCGTGATCCTGTTCGCCCTGTTGGtg GGGGCTCTGCCCTTTGACGACGACAACCTGAGGCAGCTGCTGGAGAAGGTGAAGCGGGGTGTTTTCCACATGCCGCACTTCATCCCGCCCGACTGCCAGAGCCTGCTGCGCGGCATGATCGAGGTGGACGCGGCCCGGCGCCTCACG CTAGAGCACATTCAGAAACACATATGGTATAT AGGGGGCAAGAACGAGCCGGAGCCGGAGCAGCCCATCCCCCGCAAGGTGCAGATCCGCTCGCTGCCCAGCCTGGAGGACATCGACCCCGACGTGCTGGACAGCATGCACTCGCTGGGCTGCTTCCGGGACCGCAACAAGCTGTTGCAGGACCTGCTGTCCGAGGA GGAAAACCAGGAGAAAATGATCTATTTCCTTCTCCTGGACCGGAAAGAAAGGTACCCGAGCCATGAGGACGAGGACCTGCCCCCCAGAAACGAAATAG ACCCTCCTCGGAAGCGTGTGGACTCCCCAATGCTGAACCGGCATGGCAAGCGGCGGCCGGAACGCAAGTCCATGGAGGTGCTCAGCGTGACAGACGGCGGCTCCCCGGTGCCCGCGCGGCGGGCCATCGAGATGGCCCAGCATGGCCAGAG GTCCAGGTCTATCAGCGGCGCCTCCTCGGGCCTCTCCACCAGCCCGCTGAGCAGCCCCCGG GTGACCCCTCACCCCTCTCCAAGGGGtagtcccctccccacccctaagGGGACGCCCGTGCACACGCCCAAGGAGAGCCCGGCAGGCACACCCAACCCCACGCCACCGTCCAGCCCCAGCGTCGGAGGGGTGCCCTGGAGGACACGGCTTAACTCCATCAAGAACAGTTTCCTGGGGTCACCTCGCTTCCACCGCCGGAAATTGCAGG TTCCAACACCCGAGGAGATGTCCAACCTGACCCCGGAGTCGTCCCCAGA gCTCGCCAAGAAGTCGTGGTTTGGGAACTTCATCAAcctggagaaggaggagcagaTCTTCGTGGTTATCAAGGACAAGCCCTTGAGCTCCATCAAAGCCGACATTGTTCACGCCTTCCTGTCG ATCCCCAGCCTCAGCCACAGCGTCATCTCCCAGACCAGCTTCCGGGCTGAGTATAAGGCGACAGGGGGCCCGGCGGTGTTCCAGAAGCCGGTCAAGTTCCAGGTGGACATCACCTACACCGAGGGCGGGGCAGCGCAGAAGGAGAATGGCATCTATTCTGTCACATTCACGCTCCTGTCAG GCCCGAGCCGCCGCTTCAAGAGGGTCGTGGAGACCATTCAGACCCAGCTACTGAGCACACACGACCAGCCCTCCGCCCAGCATTTGTCAG ACACCACTAACTGTATGGAAATGATGACGGGGAGGCTTTCCAAATGTG GAATTATCCCGAAAAGTTAA
- the BRSK2 gene encoding serine/threonine-protein kinase BRSK2 isoform X8 translates to MTSTGKDGGGAQHAQYVGPYRLEKTLGKGQTGLVKLGIHCVTCQKVAIKIVNREKLSESVLMKVEREIAILKLIEHPHVLKLHDVYENKKYLYLVLEHVSGGELFDYLVKKGRLTPKEARKFFRQIISALDFCHSHSICHRDLKPENLLLDEKNNIRIADFGMASLQVGDSLLETSCGSPHYACPEVIRGEKYDGRKADVWSCGVILFALLVGALPFDDDNLRQLLEKVKRGVFHMPHFIPPDCQSLLRGMIEVDAARRLTLEHIQKHIWYIGGKNEPEPEQPIPRKVQIRSLPSLEDIDPDVLDSMHSLGCFRDRNKLLQDLLSEEENQEKMIYFLLLDRKERYPSHEDEDLPPRNEIDPPRKRVDSPMLNRHGKRRPERKSMEVLSVTDGGSPVPARRAIEMAQHGQSKAMFSKSLDIAEAHPQFSKEDRSRSISGASSGLSTSPLSSPRVTPHPSPRGSPLPTPKGTPVHTPKESPAGTPNPTPPSSPSVGGVPWRTRLNSIKNSFLGSPRFHRRKLQVPTPEEMSNLTPESSPELAKKSWFGNFINLEKEEQIFVVIKDKPLSSIKADIVHAFLSIPSLSHSVISQTSFRAEYKATGGPAVFQKPVKFQVDITYTEGGAAQKENGIYSVTFTLLSGPSRRFKRVVETIQTQLLSTHDQPSAQHLSGIIPKS, encoded by the exons GCCTCGTGAAGCTGGGGATTCACTGTGTCACGTGCCAGAAGGTGGCCATCAAAATTGTCAACCGGGAGAAGCTCAGCGAGTCTGTGTTGATGAAG GTGGAGCGGGAGATTGCCATCCTGAAGCTCATCGAACACCCTCACGTTCTAAAGCTGCACGatgtttatgaaaacaaaaaatattt ATACCTGGTGCTAGAACACGTGTCTGGTGGAGAGCTCTTCGACTACCTTGTCAAGAAGGGCAGGCTGACCCCCAAAGAGGCTCGGAAGTTCTTCCGACAGATCATCTCTGCGCTAGACTTTTGCCACAGCCACTCCATATG CCACAGGGATCTGAAGCCAGAAAACCTTCTACTGGATGAGAAGAACAACATCCGAATCGCGGATTTCGGCATGGCGTCGCTGCAGGTTGGCGACAGCCTGCTGGAGACCAGCTGCGG GTCCCCCCACTACGCCTGCCCCGAGGTGATCCGG GGGGAGAAGTATGACGGCCGCAAGGCGGACGTGTGGAGCTGCGGCGTGATCCTGTTCGCCCTGTTGGtg GGGGCTCTGCCCTTTGACGACGACAACCTGAGGCAGCTGCTGGAGAAGGTGAAGCGGGGTGTTTTCCACATGCCGCACTTCATCCCGCCCGACTGCCAGAGCCTGCTGCGCGGCATGATCGAGGTGGACGCGGCCCGGCGCCTCACG CTAGAGCACATTCAGAAACACATATGGTATAT AGGGGGCAAGAACGAGCCGGAGCCGGAGCAGCCCATCCCCCGCAAGGTGCAGATCCGCTCGCTGCCCAGCCTGGAGGACATCGACCCCGACGTGCTGGACAGCATGCACTCGCTGGGCTGCTTCCGGGACCGCAACAAGCTGTTGCAGGACCTGCTGTCCGAGGA GGAAAACCAGGAGAAAATGATCTATTTCCTTCTCCTGGACCGGAAAGAAAGGTACCCGAGCCATGAGGACGAGGACCTGCCCCCCAGAAACGAAATAG ACCCTCCTCGGAAGCGTGTGGACTCCCCAATGCTGAACCGGCATGGCAAGCGGCGGCCGGAACGCAAGTCCATGGAGGTGCTCAGCGTGACAGACGGCGGCTCCCCGGTGCCCGCGCGGCGGGCCATCGAGATGGCCCAGCATGGCCAGAG TAAAGCAATGTTCAGTAAAAGCCTGGATATCGCTGAAGCCCACCCCCAATTCAGCAAAGAAGACAG GTCCAGGTCTATCAGCGGCGCCTCCTCGGGCCTCTCCACCAGCCCGCTGAGCAGCCCCCGG GTGACCCCTCACCCCTCTCCAAGGGGtagtcccctccccacccctaagGGGACGCCCGTGCACACGCCCAAGGAGAGCCCGGCAGGCACACCCAACCCCACGCCACCGTCCAGCCCCAGCGTCGGAGGGGTGCCCTGGAGGACACGGCTTAACTCCATCAAGAACAGTTTCCTGGGGTCACCTCGCTTCCACCGCCGGAAATTGCAGG TTCCAACACCCGAGGAGATGTCCAACCTGACCCCGGAGTCGTCCCCAGA gCTCGCCAAGAAGTCGTGGTTTGGGAACTTCATCAAcctggagaaggaggagcagaTCTTCGTGGTTATCAAGGACAAGCCCTTGAGCTCCATCAAAGCCGACATTGTTCACGCCTTCCTGTCG ATCCCCAGCCTCAGCCACAGCGTCATCTCCCAGACCAGCTTCCGGGCTGAGTATAAGGCGACAGGGGGCCCGGCGGTGTTCCAGAAGCCGGTCAAGTTCCAGGTGGACATCACCTACACCGAGGGCGGGGCAGCGCAGAAGGAGAATGGCATCTATTCTGTCACATTCACGCTCCTGTCAG GCCCGAGCCGCCGCTTCAAGAGGGTCGTGGAGACCATTCAGACCCAGCTACTGAGCACACACGACCAGCCCTCCGCCCAGCATTTGTCAG GAATTATCCCGAAAAGTTAA
- the BRSK2 gene encoding serine/threonine-protein kinase BRSK2 isoform X3: MTSTGKDGGGAQHAQYVGPYRLEKTLGKGQTGLVKLGIHCVTCQKVAIKIVNREKLSESVLMKVEREIAILKLIEHPHVLKLHDVYENKKYLYLVLEHVSGGELFDYLVKKGRLTPKEARKFFRQIISALDFCHSHSICHRDLKPENLLLDEKNNIRIADFGMASLQVGDSLLETSCGSPHYACPEVIRGEKYDGRKADVWSCGVILFALLVGALPFDDDNLRQLLEKVKRGVFHMPHFIPPDCQSLLRGMIEVDAARRLTLEHIQKHIWYIGGKNEPEPEQPIPRKVQIRSLPSLEDIDPDVLDSMHSLGCFRDRNKLLQDLLSEEENQEKMIYFLLLDRKERYPSHEDEDLPPRNEIDPPRKRVDSPMLNRHGKRRPERKSMEVLSVTDGGSPVPARRAIEMAQHGQRSRSISGASSGLSTSPLSSPRVTPHPSPRGSPLPTPKGTPVHTPKESPAGTPNPTPPSSPSVGGVPWRTRLNSIKNSFLGSPRFHRRKLQVPTPEEMSNLTPESSPELAKKSWFGNFINLEKEEQIFVVIKDKPLSSIKADIVHAFLSIPSLSHSVISQTSFRAEYKATGGPAVFQKPVKFQVDITYTEGGAAQKENGIYSVTFTLLSGPSRRFKRVVETIQTQLLSTHDQPSAQHLSDTTNCMEMMTGRLSKCGSPLSNFFDVIKQLFSDEKNGQAAQAPSTPAKRSAHGPLGDSAAAGPGPGGDAEYPTGKDTAKTGPPAARREQP; encoded by the exons GCCTCGTGAAGCTGGGGATTCACTGTGTCACGTGCCAGAAGGTGGCCATCAAAATTGTCAACCGGGAGAAGCTCAGCGAGTCTGTGTTGATGAAG GTGGAGCGGGAGATTGCCATCCTGAAGCTCATCGAACACCCTCACGTTCTAAAGCTGCACGatgtttatgaaaacaaaaaatattt ATACCTGGTGCTAGAACACGTGTCTGGTGGAGAGCTCTTCGACTACCTTGTCAAGAAGGGCAGGCTGACCCCCAAAGAGGCTCGGAAGTTCTTCCGACAGATCATCTCTGCGCTAGACTTTTGCCACAGCCACTCCATATG CCACAGGGATCTGAAGCCAGAAAACCTTCTACTGGATGAGAAGAACAACATCCGAATCGCGGATTTCGGCATGGCGTCGCTGCAGGTTGGCGACAGCCTGCTGGAGACCAGCTGCGG GTCCCCCCACTACGCCTGCCCCGAGGTGATCCGG GGGGAGAAGTATGACGGCCGCAAGGCGGACGTGTGGAGCTGCGGCGTGATCCTGTTCGCCCTGTTGGtg GGGGCTCTGCCCTTTGACGACGACAACCTGAGGCAGCTGCTGGAGAAGGTGAAGCGGGGTGTTTTCCACATGCCGCACTTCATCCCGCCCGACTGCCAGAGCCTGCTGCGCGGCATGATCGAGGTGGACGCGGCCCGGCGCCTCACG CTAGAGCACATTCAGAAACACATATGGTATAT AGGGGGCAAGAACGAGCCGGAGCCGGAGCAGCCCATCCCCCGCAAGGTGCAGATCCGCTCGCTGCCCAGCCTGGAGGACATCGACCCCGACGTGCTGGACAGCATGCACTCGCTGGGCTGCTTCCGGGACCGCAACAAGCTGTTGCAGGACCTGCTGTCCGAGGA GGAAAACCAGGAGAAAATGATCTATTTCCTTCTCCTGGACCGGAAAGAAAGGTACCCGAGCCATGAGGACGAGGACCTGCCCCCCAGAAACGAAATAG ACCCTCCTCGGAAGCGTGTGGACTCCCCAATGCTGAACCGGCATGGCAAGCGGCGGCCGGAACGCAAGTCCATGGAGGTGCTCAGCGTGACAGACGGCGGCTCCCCGGTGCCCGCGCGGCGGGCCATCGAGATGGCCCAGCATGGCCAGAG GTCCAGGTCTATCAGCGGCGCCTCCTCGGGCCTCTCCACCAGCCCGCTGAGCAGCCCCCGG GTGACCCCTCACCCCTCTCCAAGGGGtagtcccctccccacccctaagGGGACGCCCGTGCACACGCCCAAGGAGAGCCCGGCAGGCACACCCAACCCCACGCCACCGTCCAGCCCCAGCGTCGGAGGGGTGCCCTGGAGGACACGGCTTAACTCCATCAAGAACAGTTTCCTGGGGTCACCTCGCTTCCACCGCCGGAAATTGCAGG TTCCAACACCCGAGGAGATGTCCAACCTGACCCCGGAGTCGTCCCCAGA gCTCGCCAAGAAGTCGTGGTTTGGGAACTTCATCAAcctggagaaggaggagcagaTCTTCGTGGTTATCAAGGACAAGCCCTTGAGCTCCATCAAAGCCGACATTGTTCACGCCTTCCTGTCG ATCCCCAGCCTCAGCCACAGCGTCATCTCCCAGACCAGCTTCCGGGCTGAGTATAAGGCGACAGGGGGCCCGGCGGTGTTCCAGAAGCCGGTCAAGTTCCAGGTGGACATCACCTACACCGAGGGCGGGGCAGCGCAGAAGGAGAATGGCATCTATTCTGTCACATTCACGCTCCTGTCAG GCCCGAGCCGCCGCTTCAAGAGGGTCGTGGAGACCATTCAGACCCAGCTACTGAGCACACACGACCAGCCCTCCGCCCAGCATTTGTCAG ACACCACTAACTGTATGGAAATGATGACGGGGAGGCTTTCCAAATGTG GCAGCCCATTGAGTAACTTCTTTGACGTAATTAAACAACTTTTTTCAGACGAGAAGAACGGGCAGGCGGCCCAGGCCCCCAGCACGCCCGCCAAGCGGAGTGCCCACGGCCCACTCGGTGACTCCGCGGCCGCTGGCCCCGGCCCTGGAGGGGACGCCGAGTACCCAACGGGCAAGGACACGGCCAAGACggggccgcccgccgcccgccgcgaGCAGCCTTAG